A genomic window from Hippocampus zosterae strain Florida chromosome 13, ASM2543408v3, whole genome shotgun sequence includes:
- the r3hcc1l gene encoding coiled-coil domain-containing protein R3HCC1L, with translation MEKEQPKNDNASDTPATSQSKKPSQALYVPKKRVNASKEKPHIEGEVKPRPRPRYTDKARKNVKNKSNKAVGGVDEKETVGVHGAEMQTGHGHTNSTVEVELLQGPEETTNGQLESADVSNASFHDEKEQEDSWDTLFNDDGDCLNQRLLEELSLSDGGKKTSIQDARFDYYNMQQFDDDDMDQSEDDLSHMIEIYDIPPEFKTEDLLKLFQGYQQRGFDIKWIDDAHALGLFSSPTIAREALRSKHPLMKVRPLSKSTSETKATARSFSESPLIAKERPQTSAALARRLVIGALGVKSNVTKEQREAEKRKLQEAREQKRLAAKQREDAWEGK, from the exons ATGGAAAAGGAGCAACCAAAGAACGACAATGCTTCAGACACACCTGCGACGTCTCAGTCCAAAAAGCCAAGCCAGGCTCTTTATGTGCCAAAGAAACGAGTAAACGCATCGAAAGAGAAACCTCACATCGAGGGAGAGGTAAAACCAAGACCGAGGCCTCGCTACACAGACAAGGCTCGCAAGAACGTCAAAAATAAGAGCAACAAGGCAGTTGGAGGAGTAGATGAGAAGGAGACTGTTGGAGTGCACGGAGCGGAGATGCAGACTGGTCATGGCCACACAAATTCTACTGTTGAGGTTGAGCTGCTGCAGGGGCCAGAGGAGACGACCAATGGACAACTTGAATCGGCTGATGTTAGCAATGCATCATTTCATGACGAAAAGGAACAAGAAGACAGTTGGGACACCTTATTTAACGATGATGGAGATTGTCTCAATCAGCGATTGCTTGAAGAG ctgtctttgagtgACGGTGGAAAGAAGACGTCAATCCAGGACGCCAGATTTGATTACTACAACATGCAGCAGTTTGATGATGACGACATGGACCAGAGTGAGGATGACCTCTCTCACATGATCGAGATCTATGATATTCCCCCCGAGTTTAAAACAGAGGATCTTCTCAAGTTATTTCAGGGATACCA ACAGAGAGGCTTTGATATCAAGTGGATTGATGACGCACACGCTCTCGGTCTCTTTTCAAGCCCAACTATTG ctcgTGAGGCATTAAGATCCAAACATCCACTGATGAAGGTGCGACCACTCTCCAAATCCACTTCAGAGACGAAGGCCACCGCTCGTAGCTTCTCTG AGTCCCCCCTGATTGCTAAGGAGAGACCTCAGACCAGTGCAGCCCTGGCTCGCAGGCTTGTGATCGGCGCCCTTGGTGTGAAAAGCAACGTAACAAAGGAGCAGCGGGAGGCAGAGAAGAGGAAGCTCCAGGAGGCCCGAG AACAAAAGCGCCTGGCAGCCAAACAGAGGGAAGATGCTTGGGAGGGAAAGTGA
- the crtac1a gene encoding cartilage acidic protein 1a isoform X1, giving the protein MKRRNTEMRATGLLVLLIVLWEQSLSQKPMFQEVTQTILPTDRLHNPTQLNYGMAVTDVDGDGDLEVVVAGYNGPNLVLKYDHTQNKLVNIAVDDSTSPYYALRDVAGNAIGVTACDVDGDGREEIYFLNTNNAYSGHATYFDKLFKFRNGRFEDLLSDALNVRRGVASRMAGRSVACVDRKGTGRYSVYVANYASGNVGPHALLEMDVAASDVANGVIALSDVAVTAGVNKLTGGRGVVVGPILSDSKSDVFCDNEGGPNFLFKNNGDGTFIDIARQAGVEDRNQHGRGVALADFNGDGKTDIVYGNWNGPHRLYLQGSNSNFRNIATAVFASPSPIRTVIAADFDNDGTLEVFFNNIAYRGNAPNRLFGVSRRANADPLIQELHVGDAAEPQGRGTGGTVTDLDGDGQLDLLLAHGESSAQPISVFKVTQGSTNKWLRVIPRTQFGSYARGAKVTVFTKKSGAHTRIIDGGSGYLCEMEPVAHFGLGNDDVSVLEVSWPDGSFITRVLQPAEMKSAVQVAYPRDAELSTLANDTECGQGFTVKNGRCRGI; this is encoded by the exons ATGAAACGCAGG AATACAGAAATGCGGGCTACGGGATTGTTGGTCCTTCTGATCGTACTGTGGGAGCAATCCCTCTCTCAGAAACCAATGTTCCAGGAAGTTACACAGACCATCCTTCCGACTGACAGGCTGCACAATCCAACACAGCTCAACTATGGGATGGCAGTTACAGATGTGGATGGTGATGGCGACCTCGAAGTAGTAGTGGCTGG ATACAATGGGCcgaacctggtgttgaaatacgaCCATACTCAGAATAAACTGGTAAACATTGCTGTCGATGACAGTACCTCACCTTATTATGCTCTGAGGGATGTTGCTGGGAACGCTATTGGGGTCACGGCCTGTGATGTGGATGGAGATGGACGGGAGGAAATCTACTTCCTCAACACAAATAATGCCTACTCGG GACACGCCACTTACTTTGACAAGCTCTTCAAATTTCGTAATGGTCGCTTTGAGGATCTGCTCAGTGACGCGCTCAATGTGCGCCGTGGTGTTGCCAGCCGCATGgctgggcgttctgtggcgtgCGTCGACAGAAAG GGAACGGGTCGCTACTCAGTCTACGTGGCAAACTACGCCAGCGGCAACGTCGGACCGCACGCACTCTTAGAGATGGACGTGGCTGCCAGTGATGTAGCAAATGGCGTTATCGCCCTGTCTGATGTCGCTGtcacagctggagtcaataagcTCACAG GTGGACGCGGGGTTGTGGTCGGACCCATCCTCAGCGATTCAAAGTCTGATGTTTTCTGTGACAATGAAGGAGGAcccaacttcctgttcaagaACAATGGAGATGGGACTTTCATTGACATTGCCAGGCAAGCAG GTGTGGAGGACAGAAACCAACATGGTAGAGGAGTAGCATTGGCTGATTTCAATGGTGATGGGAAGACAGACATTGTCTACGGTAACTGGAATGGCCCACACAGGCTCTACCTGCAGGGCAGCAACTCAAATTTCAGG AATATCGCAACTGCAGTATTTGCCTCCCCCTCTCCGATTCGCACAGTTATAGCAGCTGACTTTGATAATGATGGGACACTTGAAGTATTTTTCAACAATATTGCCTACAGAGGCAATGCCCCCAACAGGCTCTTCGG ggTGTCAAGAAGAGCGAATGCTGACCCTTTAATCCAAGAACTTCATGTGGGAGATGCTGCAGAGCCTCAAGGCAGAGGAAcag GCGGCACCGTGACTGATCTCGATGGAGACGGTCAGTTGGACCTTCTGCTGGCACACGGAGAGAGTTCAGCGCAACCAATCTCTGTCTTCAAAGTCACGCAG GGCTCGACAAATAAATGGCTTCGAGTCATCCCTCGTACACAGTTTGGCTCGTATGCACGAGGTGCTAAGGTAACAGTCTTCACCAAGAAGAGTGGAGCTCATACACGCATCATTGACGGAGGATCCGGGTACCTGTGTGAAATGGAACCCGTTGCTCATTTTGGTTTAG GAAACGATGATGTGTCGGTGTTGGAGGTCTCTTGGCCTGATGGTAGCTTCATCACACGTGTCCTTCAGCCTGCCGAGATGAAATCTGCGGTGCAAGTAGCATATCCCAGGGACGCAGAATTGTCTACGCTTGCCAATGACACAGAG tgtggtcaAGGCTTTACTGTGAAGAATGGCCGCTGTAGAG gCATCTGA
- the crtac1a gene encoding cartilage acidic protein 1a isoform X2, which yields MRATGLLVLLIVLWEQSLSQKPMFQEVTQTILPTDRLHNPTQLNYGMAVTDVDGDGDLEVVVAGYNGPNLVLKYDHTQNKLVNIAVDDSTSPYYALRDVAGNAIGVTACDVDGDGREEIYFLNTNNAYSGHATYFDKLFKFRNGRFEDLLSDALNVRRGVASRMAGRSVACVDRKGTGRYSVYVANYASGNVGPHALLEMDVAASDVANGVIALSDVAVTAGVNKLTGGRGVVVGPILSDSKSDVFCDNEGGPNFLFKNNGDGTFIDIARQAGVEDRNQHGRGVALADFNGDGKTDIVYGNWNGPHRLYLQGSNSNFRNIATAVFASPSPIRTVIAADFDNDGTLEVFFNNIAYRGNAPNRLFGVSRRANADPLIQELHVGDAAEPQGRGTGGTVTDLDGDGQLDLLLAHGESSAQPISVFKVTQGSTNKWLRVIPRTQFGSYARGAKVTVFTKKSGAHTRIIDGGSGYLCEMEPVAHFGLGNDDVSVLEVSWPDGSFITRVLQPAEMKSAVQVAYPRDAELSTLANDTECGQGFTVKNGRCRGI from the exons ATGCGGGCTACGGGATTGTTGGTCCTTCTGATCGTACTGTGGGAGCAATCCCTCTCTCAGAAACCAATGTTCCAGGAAGTTACACAGACCATCCTTCCGACTGACAGGCTGCACAATCCAACACAGCTCAACTATGGGATGGCAGTTACAGATGTGGATGGTGATGGCGACCTCGAAGTAGTAGTGGCTGG ATACAATGGGCcgaacctggtgttgaaatacgaCCATACTCAGAATAAACTGGTAAACATTGCTGTCGATGACAGTACCTCACCTTATTATGCTCTGAGGGATGTTGCTGGGAACGCTATTGGGGTCACGGCCTGTGATGTGGATGGAGATGGACGGGAGGAAATCTACTTCCTCAACACAAATAATGCCTACTCGG GACACGCCACTTACTTTGACAAGCTCTTCAAATTTCGTAATGGTCGCTTTGAGGATCTGCTCAGTGACGCGCTCAATGTGCGCCGTGGTGTTGCCAGCCGCATGgctgggcgttctgtggcgtgCGTCGACAGAAAG GGAACGGGTCGCTACTCAGTCTACGTGGCAAACTACGCCAGCGGCAACGTCGGACCGCACGCACTCTTAGAGATGGACGTGGCTGCCAGTGATGTAGCAAATGGCGTTATCGCCCTGTCTGATGTCGCTGtcacagctggagtcaataagcTCACAG GTGGACGCGGGGTTGTGGTCGGACCCATCCTCAGCGATTCAAAGTCTGATGTTTTCTGTGACAATGAAGGAGGAcccaacttcctgttcaagaACAATGGAGATGGGACTTTCATTGACATTGCCAGGCAAGCAG GTGTGGAGGACAGAAACCAACATGGTAGAGGAGTAGCATTGGCTGATTTCAATGGTGATGGGAAGACAGACATTGTCTACGGTAACTGGAATGGCCCACACAGGCTCTACCTGCAGGGCAGCAACTCAAATTTCAGG AATATCGCAACTGCAGTATTTGCCTCCCCCTCTCCGATTCGCACAGTTATAGCAGCTGACTTTGATAATGATGGGACACTTGAAGTATTTTTCAACAATATTGCCTACAGAGGCAATGCCCCCAACAGGCTCTTCGG ggTGTCAAGAAGAGCGAATGCTGACCCTTTAATCCAAGAACTTCATGTGGGAGATGCTGCAGAGCCTCAAGGCAGAGGAAcag GCGGCACCGTGACTGATCTCGATGGAGACGGTCAGTTGGACCTTCTGCTGGCACACGGAGAGAGTTCAGCGCAACCAATCTCTGTCTTCAAAGTCACGCAG GGCTCGACAAATAAATGGCTTCGAGTCATCCCTCGTACACAGTTTGGCTCGTATGCACGAGGTGCTAAGGTAACAGTCTTCACCAAGAAGAGTGGAGCTCATACACGCATCATTGACGGAGGATCCGGGTACCTGTGTGAAATGGAACCCGTTGCTCATTTTGGTTTAG GAAACGATGATGTGTCGGTGTTGGAGGTCTCTTGGCCTGATGGTAGCTTCATCACACGTGTCCTTCAGCCTGCCGAGATGAAATCTGCGGTGCAAGTAGCATATCCCAGGGACGCAGAATTGTCTACGCTTGCCAATGACACAGAG tgtggtcaAGGCTTTACTGTGAAGAATGGCCGCTGTAGAG gCATCTGA